In one Diabrotica virgifera virgifera chromosome 7, PGI_DIABVI_V3a genomic region, the following are encoded:
- the LOC126888212 gene encoding uncharacterized protein LOC126888212 yields the protein MQVFSFISILLLFGMWSGFPQPNSVSATPLPVDWNTLQVAGCVGCFLPASTYAKFKPTPTTPRALVSATPPPIDWNTFQVTGCVGCFLPASTYATFKPISTTTKVYYFSDKIGWYV from the coding sequence TTGCTGTTTGGCATGTGGAGTGGTTTTCCTCAACCCAACAGCGTAAGTGCAACCCCACTACCAGTAGACTGGAATACTCTTCAAGTAGCTGGTTGTGTAGGTTGTTTTCTACCAGCCTCTACTTATGCCAAATTCAAACCCACACCCACTACACCCAGAGCGTTAGTAAGTGCAACCCCTCCACCAATAGACTGGAATACTTTTCAAGTAACTGGTTGTGTAGGTTGTTTTCTACCAGCATCTACTTATGCCACATTCAAACCAATCTCCACTACAACCAAAGTCTACTATTTTTCAGATAAGATAGGATGGTATGTATAG